Below is a window of Microbacterium saperdae DNA.
AGTCCTCGGATACCCAGCGGTCGAAGTCGACGATCGAGGCGGCCAGGTACTCCGCGTCGTGCGGGAAGGCCGGGGCGAGAGAGCGGATGGCTCCGGTGATGGCAGCCACGAGGTCGCGCGCGGTGGCGTGGTGGGCGGCATCCGGGATCGAGCCGTCCTTGATCTGGAACTCGCGGATCGCGATCGCGGCATCCTTGAGCTGGGCCCAGGCGCTCGACTGCTCGGCGATCAGGGCATCCTCGACGACCTCGGGTTCGCCGACGATGGCCTGTGCAGCAGAGCTGTTGGCGGAAATGATGGACATCGAGACCTCCGATCGTGCGGCATGCCGGAAACTTTCCGGTCATAACGGGATACTGACGATAATCTTACATCCATGGATGATTCTGTCGACCGCGCGATCGTCGCGGAGATCGCGCGTGACGGACGCGCCACGCTCTCCCAGCTCTCGGATGCCGTCGGCCTCTCGGTATCGGCCGTGCAGTCCCGACTCCGCCGACTCGAGACCCGCGGAGTGATCACGGGCTACCGTGCGATCCTCGACCCCGAGCTCGTGGGCACCCCGCTCTCGGCCTTCATCGAGATCACCCCGCTCGACCCCGCGCAGCCGGACAACGCCCCCGAGCTGCTGGAGCACCTCGACGCGATCGAGGCCTGCCACTCCATCGCGGGTGATGCCAGCTACATGCTCTTCGTCCGTGTGGCCTCGCCGCGAGCCCTGGAGGAGCTGGTCCGCGACATCCGCACCGCGGCATCCGTCAGCACCCGCACGACCGTCGTTCTGCAGACCTACTACGAGCACCGGCCCATCCTCCCGCTCGGCGCCGAGCACGCGACAGAGGACTGACGAGCCCTCATCGTCATCCGGCGCCATTGTCATCCGGCGCGCGCTCGGCCATGATGGCTCTCGCCCCGCTGAACACAGGAGACCTCATGTCCTTCCAGGCTTACCTCGACAACATCGAGACCAAGACCGGCCTCACGCCGCGCCAGTTCATCGAACTCGCGAAGGAGAAGGGGTTCGACGAGACGACCAAGGCCACGCCGATCGTCGCGTGGCTGAAGGAGGACTATCAGCTCGGCCAGGGGCACGCGATGGCACTGGTGCATGTCATCACCAAGGGACCGAAGATCGGCGACAAGCACGTCGGCAAGCCCGGTGCGCACGGTGACAAGAGCGACACGCTCTGGCTCGACGGCAAGGATTCGAACCCCGACGCCTGAGGCCCCTCGCCAGGACCGCATGAGAATCCCCGACCCCTTCGAGGGTCGTCATCGGCGCGCCCAGTAGGATTCCGAGCGTGGCAGCATCGTCGAAGCGCAAGAGTTCTGCGCGCACCAAGAGCACCCCGCGTACCCCGAGTCGCACCAGCGGCAACCCGGCTCGACGCCCCATCGTCGAGGCCGGACCGGTCACGGTCGGGGACTGGATCGGCGCTGCGCGGCTGCGCACGCTCCCGCTCGCCGCGGCCCCGGTCATCATCGGCTCCGGCGCCGCGCGCAGCACCGGCCCCGAGTTCCACTGGGTGATCGCCCTCGCCTGCCTCGCGGTCGCTGTGCTGCTGCAGGTCGGCGTGAACTTCACGAACGACTACAGCGACGGCATCCGCGGCACCGACGCCGTGCGTGTGGGGCCGGCGCGGCTGACCGCTTCGGGACGCGTGCGGCCACGCACCGTGCTGATCATCGGGCTGAGCTTCTTCGCCCTCGCCGCTCTCGTCGGCCTCGCGATCGTGGTGCGCACCGAGCAGTGGTGGATGCTGGCCGTCGGCGCTGCGTGCATCGTCGCCGCGTGGTTCTACACGGGAGGCAAGCGACCGTACGGCTACGCGGGCCTCGGCGAGGTCTTCGTCTTCGTCTTCTTCGGCCTCGTCGCCACACTCGGCACGACGTGGGTGCAGGTGTTCCAGCTGCCGCAGCAGGCCTGGCTCGGGGCGATCGCCGCCGGCCTGTTCGCCTGCGCCGTGCTGTTGGCGAACAACCTGCGCGACATCGATCAGGACCGCGAGGTCGGCAAGCGCACGCTGACCGTCCTGGTCGGCCGCCGCGCGACCCAGGTCCTGTTCACGCTGTTCATCCTGCTGCCGTTCGGAATCGCGGTGTTCCTCGCCC
It encodes the following:
- a CDS encoding Lrp/AsnC family transcriptional regulator; the encoded protein is MDDSVDRAIVAEIARDGRATLSQLSDAVGLSVSAVQSRLRRLETRGVITGYRAILDPELVGTPLSAFIEITPLDPAQPDNAPELLEHLDAIEACHSIAGDASYMLFVRVASPRALEELVRDIRTAASVSTRTTVVLQTYYEHRPILPLGAEHATED
- a CDS encoding DUF4287 domain-containing protein; this encodes MSFQAYLDNIETKTGLTPRQFIELAKEKGFDETTKATPIVAWLKEDYQLGQGHAMALVHVITKGPKIGDKHVGKPGAHGDKSDTLWLDGKDSNPDA
- a CDS encoding 1,4-dihydroxy-2-naphthoate polyprenyltransferase translates to MAASSKRKSSARTKSTPRTPSRTSGNPARRPIVEAGPVTVGDWIGAARLRTLPLAAAPVIIGSGAARSTGPEFHWVIALACLAVAVLLQVGVNFTNDYSDGIRGTDAVRVGPARLTASGRVRPRTVLIIGLSFFALAALVGLAIVVRTEQWWMLAVGAACIVAAWFYTGGKRPYGYAGLGEVFVFVFFGLVATLGTTWVQVFQLPQQAWLGAIAAGLFACAVLLANNLRDIDQDREVGKRTLTVLVGRRATQVLFTLFILLPFGIAVFLALVFPIAWISLLALLAGLPAVLIVWTYRQPRELVIALALTSLTSLLYAGALFWAFAG